A stretch of the Serratia marcescens genome encodes the following:
- a CDS encoding HlyD family secretion protein, which produces MANKKVAVAVLAVTVITLGLLMNKFLIKETQQNTNDAYIRADISRISPQIAGEIAQVLVRDNQWVKQGELLAVIDPREFNVALAQATAQEQSARARQDDARANLTRQSALIAAALAERQAAQAELAFARQEQNRYQRMASSGAGSQQAAQQATTRVHTLSANVAQAEATLKAARNMEQVLQAKLADSDAELMLAQAKKAMAELNLSYTRIIAPIGGVVGKKSLRVGEFVKPGDALLAIVPQDKLYIIANYQETQLENIAHGQSVDIHIDTFPGQTLKGQVDSIAPASGVSFAAVAPENATGNFTKIVQRIPVKIVFDINKEHAALLSALRVGMSADVSINTLDGGVQ; this is translated from the coding sequence ATGGCTAACAAGAAAGTCGCCGTCGCCGTATTGGCGGTTACCGTCATTACGCTGGGGTTATTAATGAATAAATTCCTTATTAAAGAGACACAGCAGAATACCAACGACGCCTATATTCGTGCCGATATCTCGCGTATTTCTCCGCAGATTGCCGGTGAAATTGCGCAGGTGTTGGTCAGGGACAACCAGTGGGTCAAACAGGGGGAGTTGCTGGCGGTGATCGACCCGCGTGAATTCAACGTCGCGCTGGCGCAGGCAACGGCGCAGGAGCAATCCGCCCGCGCCCGGCAGGACGACGCCAGGGCCAACCTCACCCGGCAGAGCGCGCTGATCGCTGCCGCGTTGGCGGAGCGGCAGGCGGCGCAGGCGGAGCTGGCGTTTGCGCGCCAGGAGCAGAACCGCTATCAGAGAATGGCCAGCAGCGGCGCGGGTTCACAGCAGGCGGCGCAGCAGGCGACAACGCGGGTGCACACGCTTTCCGCCAATGTAGCGCAGGCGGAGGCGACGCTCAAAGCGGCGCGAAACATGGAGCAGGTGCTGCAAGCCAAGCTGGCGGACAGCGATGCCGAGCTGATGCTGGCGCAGGCGAAGAAAGCGATGGCTGAACTGAACCTGTCTTATACCCGCATCATCGCGCCGATCGGCGGCGTGGTCGGCAAGAAAAGCCTGCGGGTCGGGGAGTTCGTCAAACCGGGCGATGCGCTGCTGGCCATCGTGCCGCAGGACAAGCTGTACATCATCGCCAACTACCAGGAAACCCAGTTGGAAAACATTGCGCACGGGCAGTCGGTGGACATCCATATCGATACCTTTCCCGGACAAACGCTGAAAGGGCAGGTGGACAGCATTGCGCCTGCTTCCGGCGTCAGCTTCGCGGCCGTGGCGCCGGAGAACGCCACCGGCAACTTCACCAAGATCGTTCAACGCATCCCGGTGAAGATTGTGTTTGATATCAACAAAGAGCACGCCGCCTTGTTGAGCGCCCTGCGCGTCGGCATGTCCGCGGACGTCAGCATCAATACGCTGGACGGAGGCGTGCAATGA
- a CDS encoding efflux transporter outer membrane subunit, whose amino-acid sequence MNRAVIPLLLMALSGCRAVGPDYARPQNALPESWGEQAGGGVLPVAWWSIFNDASLSQLVQRAAAGNLDLQLATARMQQSRALLGATEAALMPDLSLDGAYQRQRATSVGSMDPSGNGGEADYHLWRGGFSATWELDMWGKLRRASESARAGFAASQENRRALLTSVTAEVASDYLRLRATQQQLAVAQENRATALRTLQLTQSRYQSGAGNELDIDQAQVQLAQVDALLPALFGRQERLINAIGLLLGERPGALKAMLSPTGPLPTLAHAVPMGVPSDLALRRPDIREAAERLHQATAEIGVATADYYPRITLTGNAGYQALALADMGSWSTHTFAIGPALYLPLFDGGKITQRVRLSEYRQQEMAIAYQQTVLRAWHEIDDALSGYRAQQRRQTHLAEALAANRHAFALARDSYLNGASDFIHVLSTQRALLDLQSAQIVAQEETAIAVVNIYRALGGGWEHTYPSAAPQEKADAQHAE is encoded by the coding sequence ATGAACAGGGCCGTGATCCCGCTGCTGTTGATGGCGCTGAGCGGCTGCCGGGCGGTAGGGCCGGACTACGCTCGGCCGCAGAACGCGTTGCCCGAGAGCTGGGGTGAGCAGGCCGGCGGCGGGGTGCTGCCGGTGGCTTGGTGGTCGATATTCAACGATGCGTCGCTGTCGCAACTGGTGCAGCGCGCGGCGGCCGGCAACCTGGATCTGCAGCTCGCCACGGCGCGCATGCAGCAAAGCCGCGCACTGCTGGGCGCGACAGAGGCGGCGCTGATGCCGGATCTGAGCCTGGACGGCGCCTATCAGCGCCAGCGTGCCACCTCGGTGGGCAGCATGGATCCGTCCGGCAACGGCGGAGAGGCGGATTATCATCTCTGGCGCGGCGGATTCAGCGCCACCTGGGAGCTGGACATGTGGGGCAAGCTGCGCCGCGCATCGGAAAGCGCGCGCGCCGGCTTCGCCGCTTCGCAGGAGAATCGGCGCGCGCTGCTGACGTCGGTGACGGCGGAGGTGGCGAGCGACTATCTGCGCCTGCGCGCCACGCAGCAGCAGCTGGCGGTGGCGCAGGAAAACCGCGCCACCGCGCTGCGTACGCTGCAACTGACGCAAAGCCGTTATCAAAGCGGTGCGGGCAACGAACTGGATATCGATCAGGCGCAGGTGCAATTGGCGCAGGTGGATGCCCTGCTGCCGGCGCTGTTCGGTAGGCAGGAACGCTTGATCAACGCCATCGGCCTGCTGCTGGGCGAGCGGCCGGGCGCGCTGAAAGCGATGTTGTCGCCAACGGGGCCGCTGCCGACGCTGGCGCACGCCGTGCCGATGGGCGTGCCGTCGGATCTGGCGCTGCGCAGGCCGGATATTCGCGAAGCGGCGGAGCGTTTGCATCAGGCGACCGCCGAGATTGGCGTCGCCACCGCCGACTACTATCCGCGCATCACGCTGACCGGCAACGCGGGCTATCAGGCGCTGGCGCTGGCGGATATGGGCAGTTGGTCCACGCATACCTTCGCCATCGGCCCCGCCCTGTATCTGCCGCTGTTCGACGGGGGGAAAATCACCCAGCGGGTGCGCCTGAGCGAATACCGGCAGCAGGAAATGGCCATCGCCTACCAGCAAACGGTGCTGCGCGCCTGGCATGAGATCGACGACGCGCTTTCCGGTTACCGCGCCCAGCAGCGCCGCCAGACGCACCTGGCCGAGGCGCTGGCCGCCAACCGACACGCGTTTGCGCTGGCGCGCGACAGCTATCTGAACGGCGCCAGCGATTTTATCCACGTTCTGAGCACGCAGCGCGCGCTGCTGGATCTGCAGTCCGCGCAAATTGTTGCTCAGGAGGAGACGGCGATCGCCGTGGTGAATATCTATCGAGCGCTGGGCGGCGGCTGGGAACACACCTACCCGTCTGCGGCGCCACAGGAGAAGGCTGATGCACAACACGCTGAATAA
- a CDS encoding siderophore-interacting protein, with the protein MHNTLNKMVDEMLERDTRRKREARVSAVRQVTARIRRITLSGDDVDKFIADPRAQEPACWVKVFFPWRDTLAGRAYTLSGIDKLARTFDIDMVLHGEGPASNWARDAMPGDKLGFAGPCSGGFRLLPQTRWLLLLGDETALPAMRTILASLSAPLPVLWFAEVGDAQEIQDVDCSFLQMNSWQIRTRHFDSVMNSPLVQAVSHCELPAGEGQVWLACEHQVAAYLKARFINEMGISRAALFAKGYWKKGEANFKGAI; encoded by the coding sequence ATGCACAACACGCTGAATAAGATGGTCGACGAGATGCTGGAAAGGGATACCCGCCGCAAACGCGAGGCCAGGGTGAGCGCCGTGCGGCAAGTCACCGCCCGGATCCGCCGCATCACGTTGAGCGGCGACGATGTGGATAAGTTTATCGCCGATCCGCGCGCGCAGGAGCCGGCCTGCTGGGTCAAGGTGTTCTTCCCGTGGCGCGACACGCTGGCCGGGCGGGCTTATACCCTGAGCGGCATCGACAAACTCGCCCGCACCTTCGATATCGATATGGTGCTGCACGGTGAAGGCCCGGCGTCGAACTGGGCGCGCGACGCGATGCCGGGCGACAAGCTGGGGTTCGCCGGCCCTTGCTCCGGCGGCTTCCGGTTGTTGCCGCAAACTCGCTGGCTGCTGTTGCTGGGCGATGAGACCGCGCTGCCCGCTATGCGCACCATTCTCGCCTCGCTGTCTGCCCCGCTGCCGGTGCTGTGGTTCGCCGAAGTGGGCGATGCGCAGGAGATTCAGGATGTCGATTGCTCCTTTTTGCAGATGAACAGCTGGCAAATACGCACCCGGCATTTCGACAGCGTGATGAACAGCCCGCTGGTGCAGGCCGTCAGCCACTGCGAGCTGCCGGCCGGCGAAGGGCAGGTGTGGCTGGCCTGCGAACACCAGGTCGCCGCCTATCTGAAGGCGCGTTTTATCAACGAAATGGGCATCTCCCGCGCCGCCTTGTTTGCCAAAGGTTATTGGAAAAAGGGCGAAGCCAATTTCAAGGGCGCGATTTAA
- a CDS encoding universal stress protein, with translation MIERVLLAVDCFEHSGNALDLMARLQGSIGGVIVLTVVDNAFTLSRSGLRFDSDEREEYPAAQREEALAEKQVGQVTRALKQMGFNAQGLLAAGAPIEVIPEQMALFNCDLLIISHRHLSSLGRWLNASVTRGLLDEIGQPVLVIPR, from the coding sequence ATGATTGAGAGAGTGTTATTGGCGGTGGACTGCTTTGAACACAGCGGCAACGCGCTGGATTTGATGGCGCGCCTGCAAGGCAGCATCGGCGGCGTGATCGTACTGACGGTGGTAGACAATGCCTTCACGCTTAGCCGCAGCGGCCTGCGTTTCGACAGCGACGAGCGTGAAGAATATCCCGCCGCCCAGCGCGAAGAGGCGCTGGCGGAAAAGCAGGTCGGGCAGGTGACGCGGGCGTTGAAACAGATGGGCTTCAACGCCCAGGGCCTGCTGGCTGCGGGGGCGCCCATCGAGGTGATCCCGGAACAGATGGCGTTGTTCAACTGCGATTTGCTGATCATCTCGCACCGCCACCTGTCTTCGTTGGGGCGCTGGCTGAACGCCTCCGTCACGCGCGGCCTGCTGGATGAGATTGGCC